The Deltaproteobacteria bacterium DNA window TTGTGACCGCGATAGCCTTTATCAGCGTGAACATGTTTCAAAGAAACGCTTGAGATCCTCTCCGTCTGTTCCAGGGATTCTTTAAGGGTATGGCCGTCATACGGGTTCCCATGGAACGCCTTGATTCCAACAATCCAATTCCCGCGCGAGGTGCTCACCAAACCAACCTTGCAACCAAACTCGTAGCGCTTGTGCGTCTTGCCTTTGCTAATGCATTCAACTTCAGAGGCATGGATACTGTAAAGCTTGTTCTTCGAATGGCGCTCTTGAGCCAGAAGACGATCCGCCATGACCAAAAGATCGTTAAGTTCCGGGTCTATCGAAGCAGCCTTGCGGCGGATGTCACGAACCACACGGCCAAGGTATGTCTTGAGTCTTTTAACCTCCCTGTTTGCTCGCTTGTGTTGATTGGCGTGACGGTAACGGCTTTGCTTGACCAGCGCTCTTTTACCTCTGCGAGTATAGCTCTGGCGAAGCTTGATATCCCGCCCCCTCGCCGCTGATACTAACTTTACCCGCATCTTATGATACAACCCCGAGTCTGTCGGAAAGGCTATCGCCTTCTCCTGAACCGTCGTGTCCACGTTGACACGCTCACAGGCCCCCTTCTTCAGAATCTTATTGCGTTTGGCTACCTCAATCGTCTCCTTAAGCAGAACCTCCATCTTTTCAGCACCAACACGCTTGCGCCACTTAACCAACGTCGTCGGGTCCAATGGCAACTCATGCTCAAAATATTTAAACCCGCAAAAATACTGCCAGTAGGGATTCTCAAGAAAACGCTCCACTACCGTCTCGTCACTCTCGTTGAAGGCGTACTTGAGATAGTGAAGACCAACCATCAAACGAATCGGCTTGGCCGGACGACCTTGAGTCTCTGAGTAATACGGACCAAACTCTGTCACGAAGACCGACCAGTTAATCGCGTCAGACAGCTTGCACAAAGGGTGCTTAAGATCAATAATTTGCTCTAACTGAGCCTGGAAAAGGTAAAGGGAATCTTCTTGATTTTTTGGCTGCATAAATCACCACTTTTGGGCCTGTTTTGAATGACTTTCTGGCAATTTATATAACACATTCTGACCAAAATAGCAAGAAATATTAGTAAGTTATTCTATTTTTCAGGGACGACTACAAGAAATATTAGTAAGTTATTCTATTTTTCAGGGACGACTAATTAGGCATATAGTTCAGTGACCTATTGATTAAGGATATGATTTTTTATTCGGTGCGCTGAGCGCACCCTACAAGGCCGTCCGGGCTGATCCTGGCGACCGGGCATGCAACGATAGGGATGGCCCTGGGACCGGTAACAGGAAAGCTGGTTTCACAACTGGCTGCTGATGAACCCCCTGAGATCAACCTGGCCGGGCTCTTCCTAAAATATCAATCCCCGGAACTAAGAACCTCAGACGGCGTGTACTTCCTCCATCTTGGTGATCTCAGGTCTTCCGGCTACATACGGTGCGAATTTGGCGTTGTATTCTTTAAAGTAGTCTGAGGAACTGTGCGTGGTCAGGGCTTCCTCATCTTTATACCGCTCCATGATGACGACCGTGTTGGGTTCAGCCGGATTTTTATTTATGGAATACAATAAATTACCTTCTTCTTTGGCCACATGAGCCATCAGCTCTTTGAATAACTCAATAAACTCGTCAACCTTTCCTTCCTTAATAGGCAGCTTCACAACCAGCGAGATCATCTTCGGCCCTCCTTCTTTTGGATTTCGTTATGAGTTAAATATGGATAACACACGTTTTTTTCAGGGTCAAGGACACGGGCGGCATATTTGAGTTTTCATAAATAAATTGACCGCCGGAAGGGGGGGTTCCGACGGTCGGGAGGGGAAAATGGAAGGATTACAGGTTTCCTAAGATGCCGTGAAGAACTGTCGAGCGAAAGCCTGAATTATTATTCATGTCTTACTTGATGGTTTCGCCGTTCAGACTATGCACCTGCACCCAAGAAACCTTGTTTTTAAGGAAGCAAAAATCTTGCCATTTATTTTTATAAGTCAGCCACAGGGGCATCATGAGGGATAATCGCAGTAATATATTATAATTATTACGTAATTTTCTGAACAAGAACCCGAGGTTCAGCCATCTTTTTCTATCTGCCTCAAAAAAAGCGAAAGATTTTTGACTCTTTTTGAATTTTTCTTCCGGCAGACTTAGAGATAGTCTGGCGTTTAATAGACCAAAATTTTCCAAAAAAGAAGCCGCTGGCATTAGCCAAGGCAGTGGTGAGCATCAGGCCTGGCTTGCCTTTAAGGGACAGCCTTTTTTTATTTTGGCTTGAACACAACAGCCGGTTTGGTTCTTTTAGAATAGGAAAAACCTTCCGCTTCCCTAACCTGGCCATACCTGGACTCAAGCTCTTGGAGCGAGCCGGCGTCAAGAGCCCTGGTGGGGCATGCCTCAACACAAACCGGCAGTTTCTCTTCTGCCCACCGATCCAGGCAAAAATTGCACTTTTGCATCTTGGAACCCAGCTCCTGATCAAACTGGGGCGCGTCATAAGGACAGGCCTTCAGACATTTGAAGTCGCAGGCCTCACTCCCCAGACAGGCCTGACTGTCAACCACGACAATGCCGTCCTCCTTCCGCTTTGAGATAGCGTTGACCGGACAGGCCGGAATACAGACAGGGTCAATGCAGTGAAAGCAGGGGCCAACCAGGTAGCTCACAAAGACATCCGGGAATTTACCTTTTTCTGTGTACAGAATGCGCATCCATTTCTCCGGACCGGCAAGGAGATCATGCCAATCTTTACATGCGACCTGACAGGCGCCGCATCCGGTGCACCGCGTCTGATCGAAATAGAAACCGATTTGCATCTGCTGTTTCCTCCTTTACGCCTTGCTGACCTGAACCAGGGCGGTTTTTAAGATTGCCGCCCCGCCTGGCGAGTAATCATCGCTTGTCAGCACATTAACGCAGCCTCCCCGGTCAATACCCTGCTCGTCCGGATCATACCATGTTCCTTCACTGATGCTGATCACGCTGGGTATTATCCGTTCCGTGACCCAGGCCTTGATAGCTATCTTCCCCCGGTCGTTAAAGACATAAATCTCATCGTTGTCCTCGATACCTCTGGCCTCGGCGTCTTTCGAATTGATCCAGGCCCGATGAGGCTCCACTTCCTGAAGCCACTCCACCTTGTACAGAGAAGAGTGGTCCCTGGTTTTTGGATGAGGCGAGATAAGTTGAAGCGGATATTTTTCAGTCAGCGGGTCGAACCGGTCTTCCTTGGTGCGGCGGTACTTGGGAATGGGCGGAACCTGCTCAGGGTTTTCAATATCCGCGGCGCGCTGGGAAAAAATTTCGATCTTCCCTGAAGGGGTGGGGAAGGGATTATTCTCAAGGTCCTCGATCTGTTCCTTGAAGGCCACGATGGGTTCAGGAAGTTTGACGCGGTGCACGCCTTCACGTCTGAATTTTTCATAATCCTTGACCTCTGGACCGGTTTCCGGGTTTTTCTCCACAAACATCCGAAGATACTCTTCATCAGTAAAAGGCTTAAAGTCCTTTATTCCAAATCTTTCGGCCAGATCGGTAGCGATATCCAGGTCCGATTTGCATTCGCCTAGCGGCTCGATGGCCTGATTAATATGGGTGTAGTAGGGTCCGGAGGGCCAGGGCCTGGTAAGGTCGTTTCTCTCGGCCGGGCTGGTGACCGGCAGCACGATATCAGCGTATCTGGCGGTGGGGGTCATGAACAGTTCGGGCGCGACCATAAAATCAAGACTGGCGTAAGCCCGCGCGCCCTTATTGGCGTCGCCGAGCTGATTTAAGTGATTATTGGCCACAGACCAGAGGAATTTAACGTCAAAGGGATATCCCCCTTTCTTCCCCTTGAGAAAGGCGTCATGCATCTTGTTGATGTGCACCCGACGGGCCAGGCGCAGGTTCAGGTCCAGGGTGCCTCGCACCGAAGGACCGCCTGCTTCAGCCGGGTTCTTACCTGCTGGGATACCCGAAGCTCGGAACATATGACCCACCGGTATTCCCATGAGCCCGCCGCCAGCACTTCCGCCCGGACGGCCCACGTTCCCGGTCATGGCGCACAGGGTCATGGCGCAGCGGTTGTACTGCTCGCCGATGGCGCTGCGAGCCGGACCCTGGCAGTCCATGAGGGCCGCGGGTTTGGTCGTGGCGTACTCCCTGGCCAGTTGTTCTATCGTCACCGTGGGAACCCCGGAGATGGCTTCAGCCCAGGCCGGCGTTTTCTCGATTCCATCCTCAATGCCAAGCACGTAGTCTTTGAACTTGTCAAACCCGAGGGTGTATTTATCCAGGAAGGCCTGATCATGCAGGTCCTCCTTAATCATAACGTAAGCCATGCTGGCCATGACGGCCGTGTCGGTGCCCGGCTTGATGGGGACCCACTCATCGGCCAGCACGACCGCGGAGTCTGTATATCTGGGATCAATAGAGATGATTTTGGCCCCGGCTTCCCTGGCCTTGATGACGTGATACATGGTGTTGGTGCCTGAAATCATCCTGGCCGGGTCCCAGCCCCACAGGATGATGAGCTTGGAGTTGAGCAGGTCCTCACGACTGTTTCCGACCATGACCGAACCATACTGGGTCAGACAGGCCCAGACCGCGCCCTCGGAAGAAACATTTCCATAACTGGTGGAGAACCCGCCGATCTGGTTAAACAATCTGGCCATGGCTGAGGCGCCGTTATGAAGCGCGGCCAGGTATCCGCCGCCGCTGGCTAAAAAGATGCTGGAATTACCGTACTTTTCTTTTACGTACTTGAGTTTTTCGACGATGGTATTATAGGCCTCATCCCACGAAATCCGGTCGAACTCACCCGCCCCCTTGGGCCCCACCCTTTTCAGAGGGTACTTCAGGCGGTCTGGATGATGGATATGCTTCCGGTACGCACGGCACCGCAAGCAGGCCCGCAGCTGCTCGTCAGGCCCGGCCGTGTCATCACCCTCGACCCTGATAATCACGCCATCCCGAACGTGAAGCCTGATCGGACAGCGTCCGCCACAATCAAAGGCTGAGGTGGTTCGAACGATCTTTGTCTCACCACTGTCCTTGCTCATCCCTTCGGATTTCATTTCGCCCTCCTAAAAAACAATTTCCAGCCCAGGCCGATCTTAAATAGCATACTACAATAAATCAAGGCGTTAACATCAGCCCTCCCGGTTTTCCTCAACCCCGAGACACCTCCGGATCCTGCCGAATCCTGCCTCTGGCCAGAGATGAAAAGATGCCCGCAATGCAAAGAACGCCAAAGATGACGAAGGCAGTCTTGGCGCTTTTCAGGAAAAGCGGATAAAGCTCGGGCGTAATGCGCGTCTTACCCATATACACGGAAAATATCATCATAACCATGCCCATGCTGAGCATCATACCCACCAACCTCATGGTGCCCAGCGTTCCGGCGGCCACGCCATAAAACCTTCTTTCCACCGAACTCATGACCGCATTGGTATTGGGCGAGGAGAACAAGGCAAAGCCCAAGCCATTGAAAATCAGGATGCCGCTAATATAAACCAGACTTGTCTGTGTGCTGATAAATGAAAAAAGGAAAAGAGCGATGCAGGTGCAGGTCATCCCCAGGGAAGCGACCACCCTTGGTTCAATCCGATCTGAAAATCTGCCAGCAAGTGGTGAAAAGATAGCCATCATTATCGGCTGGAATATCAGGATCAACCCGGCGCTTTGAGCGCTGAGGCCTTTGGTATACTGTAAATAGAGGCTCAGAAGGAAACTGACTGCAAATGTAGCGCTGTAATGAATTAAAGCGGCCAGGTTTGAAAGGGTAAAGACGGTGTTCTTTTTGAAGATAACTACATTCAGCACGGGGCTTGTTGATTTTGCCTCCCACCAGAAAAAAATAACCGCACTCCCGACGCCGATTACCAGCAGCCAGGCGCCCAGGACCGAAGGCAGGCGAGACAGGCCGTACATAATCAGGACAAGCGTCAGGCAATATATCAAGGAACCGGCATAATCAATCTTTTCGCCCTTAGCTTCTGCCCACTCACCCTTTAACCTCGAAAAAATTAGAAAAAGAATCAATAACCCAAATGGGATATTAATATAAAAGACGCTTCGCCAGCCTAGATATTGCGTCAGAATTCCTCCGATGAACGGCCCGAGGGAAAGCCCGGTATAGGTTGAAGCGACATTGACGCCCAGGGCCTTGCCTCTTTCCTGGGGTGGATAGACCGAAGTCAAGATTGCCACGCCGGTGCCAAAAATCCCGGCACTCCCGATTCCCTGTAAGACCCGAAAAAGGATGAGCATGGAGGCGGAAGTCGCCACGGCTGAAAGCGCAGCGCCAATTGTATATATCGCTATTCCAAAGGCAAAAACCTTTTTCCTGCCATAAATATCCGCGGCCCTTCCAAAAGGAAGAAGAAACATGGCAGAAGATAAAAGATATGAAGTCGCCACCCAGCCAAGCAGTATCGCATCCATCTCAAACTGCTTGCCAATGGTCGGAAGGGCGAGATTGATTGATGAACCCATAAACGGCGGCAGAAAAGCGGCCAGACAGGCAATTATCAAGGCCCACCGTTTCATAGCAGCGTCATTCATACACCTTACCTCCACCAAATTGAAAATTCACAGGAATTCGATTTTTCCATTCCCAGGCGCTAGAAAATGTATATAAAATCCAGGCAACCTTCGCCTGTACTTCATTCCCAGCCTTTTCACTGCTTGTTTTTCCCTCATGGTTTGTTCTTATCAGGCAGGATGTAATACCAGGTTGCGCTCAAACATTTACTAACGAATTGTCATTGCGAGCCCCCGGCCCTCCGGCAGAAGCCATAGGGTTATTTAACAAAGAAACCATTTTCAAGTTTTAGAAGAGGGCGGGGTTTATCCCCGCCCGTATATTTCTGGTCTTTCATATTTAATTTCGCTCGCAGGCATTTTCAAGCCTGGAAGTATGAGCAACTTCAGAGCAGTCTTTTAAGCAACTGGTTGGCCGCTGTGAGGGTCGGGTCCCAGACCGGGCCGAAAGGCGGCGCATAAGCCAGGTCGGTCTGGCTGAACTCTTCAACCGTCAACCCGCTATGAAGGGCCACAGCCGGGGCGTTTATTCGGTGAGCCGCGCCTTCCTTGGCCACAATTTGCGCCCCAAGCAGGCGGCCTGATTTTTTGTCACCGACCATCTGGACCTTCATATCCAAGGCCCCGGGGTGGGCATGGGCTCGCGTCCGGCCGGTAATCACGACCTCTACTGGCTCGAAGCCGGCCGCTTTTGCCTCCTCGGGATTTAAACCCGTGCGGGCCACCTCGAGGTCAAAGACCTTGAAAACAGCGGTTCCGGCTATTCCGGGAAGCTCCACCCGCTGGCCAGTGACGTTATCGGCCACGGCCCATCCGGCCCTGTTAGCTCTGAGGGCCAGAGGTATGTATGTCTTCTGCCCCGTAACCACATGATAGGTGTCAGCGCAGTCCCCCGCGGAGAAGACGTCCTGATCCGAGGTGTGCAGGGCCTTATCCACGGCAATGGCCTTTTTGAGCCCCAGCTCAAGACGCGCGTCTTCAGCCAATTCACTATTGGGCTTAACCCCTATGGCCACGAGCACCATTTGACATTCAAGGGTCATGTCGAGGCAGAAGACCTTTAAGCCATCCCCTGCTTGCTCAATGCCTGTGACTTCCTGCCCCAGGTGAAGATGCGCCTGGTTGGCCTCAAGCTCCTCCTGAACCACTGAAGCCAACTCCCGGTTCATCCAGGGAAGGAGGATCGGCCGGGGTTTGACCATATGCACCTCGATGCCTCTGGCACGCAAGGCCTCAGCCATCTCCAAGGCAATGTAGCCCATGCCAATGATTACCGTCTTTTTTACCCTCTTTGCATGAAGGCGCTCCTTTATCCGGCGGCCATCCTTCAGGTTTTTCAAGGCCAAAACCTCGGGCCGGTTGAATCCAGGCAGATCAGGCATAATCGGCGAGGCCCCCGTGGCAATGAGCAGCTTGTCATAATCAAAGGTAATGGCCTTCCCCTGATCATCCTGCGCGCTGACCGTCTTGGCCGCCCGGTTAATGACTTCGGCTCGATGCCCGGTTCGAAGATCTATCCCCTGTTTTTCTCTGAAAACCCGGGCCTGCCTGACCACGAGTTCGTCAATGGACCGATCAGGGTCGGCAATATTATAAGGCATGCCGCAGGCGCTGTAGGAAACATCCTGGGTTTGCTCCAGAACCAGGACTTCTAGGTCGGGTTTATTTCGTTTGGCTCGACTGGCTGCGCTCATACCAGCCGCATCTCCACCGATAATCACAAATTTCATGAGAAGCCCCTTTTTTTATTGGAAAGCCTTATCCTATTATACTGTAATAATCAAGATCAAAGGCCATTGACAATCTTTTGGAGCTCAAATTCATTAGATTATAGAATGATCGAATTATGGCTGAACATCCTGAGACCGCAGGTGAAGACGGAAAGTATCTCCCCCTTCTCTCTTTTTCGCTGGCTTCACATGAAGACTACGGTGAAAACGGAGTGGACTTTAAGATAAAGGAGATTTGGCAGGCAAATTTGACAGCCGCCAGCCCTTTCTCATATACTTATCCGGCCTAACGCAATTTGGAGGTTCATTCATGGTTCGTCTCAGCCAGATGCCTGAACCGGAACGATCTTATATGGCCAGGCTTCATTGTCCGACTTTTGAGACACAGCCCTGGGTTAAAGGGCCGTCCCTGAAAGAGCGGCGGGTGGCTATCATTTCCACCGCCGGTGTGCACTGCCGGGGCGACCGCTCGTTTGATCTCACTTCCGAAGATTATCGTATCATCCCGGGCGACATCCAGGCCAATGACCTGATCATGACTCATATTTCGGCCAATTTTGACCGCGTTGGATTTCAGCAGGACTGGAACGTGATCTTTCCCCTTGACCGCTTGTGCGAACTGGCCAGCCAGGGAAAAATCGGCAGTGTCGCAGATTATCATTACTCCTTTATGGGGGCGACTGATCCGGGAAAAATGGAACCAACCGTACGTCACCTGGCTGGCGTCTTGAAAAACGATCAGGTGAACGCGGTCCTGCTGGTACCGGTCTGACCCTTCTGCACGCGCGCCGTGGGCGCGCTGGCACACTTTCTGGAAGAAGAAGGCCTGGCAACCACCCATATCAGCCTTATCCGCAAACACACCGAAATTATCAAGCCGCCGCGGGCCTTATGGGTGCCGTTTGAAATGGGCCGCCCTTTAGGCGTGCCGAACGATGCGGCCTTTCAAACACGAGTGCTTCTCGCGGCGCTGAAACTCCTGGAGGCCGAAAACGGGCCGGTGATCGAGGACTTCTTAGAGGAGGCGCTATGGGTAGAAGACGAACCAGTCGTGTGGGCCTGCCCGGTCAGTTTTGATGAGATCGAGGAAGATTCGGGCGATGAGGAACGGCTCCAGACGGCCTTTAGAAAAGAAATGGCTCAGCTTCGATCCTGGTACGATCTTGCAGTCAAAGAGCATGGGCGCACCACGGTCGGGGTCAGTGGCGTGGAACTGGATAAGCTTGCTGATTTTATTTGCGCTTTCCTCGGAGATGGTCTTCCGAAAAACCCAAATTCCAAGATGCCTTTGCCAATGGTGCTCAACCTGGCCACCGACGATTTAAAAGCCTATTATACTGAAGCTGTTATGGCGCAGCCCGGGCAGAGGGCGGCAGGCAGCAATCAAGTCGCCGACTGGTTCTGGGGTGAAACAGCCGCGGGAAAGGTCTTGTTTGCGGTTAAGGATGCATGCGAGAAAAGCGAGAAGGGCTTGCTGAAAATCGTGGGCCGAATGCTCATCGTGCCTGTGGCTCAAGCCCATCGCAGCGCTTAATGCCACGCCCAGCCGGTCGGAACCTCGACGCCTTAAGTCCAGACGCGGCGCGGGTGAAATGACCATCTCCTTTCCGATGTGATGCGGAACATCCCCGACGAGGCTAAGGCTAATATCACATGACCCTCCAGGCAGCCTTGGATTAAACTTAAACCTGCCCGCAAATTACCCTTAAATCATTATCAATATGAAATTATGGATGACCGTCTTTAAACCATAAAGGATGTGTCCATCTGAACGCTTCCCTATGTTTCAGATACATCTTATTATTCCAGCCCATAACGTTTTTACGCCAGGCCCTGATCTCCATGGAATACCATAACCAGGCGTCTTCATAGTTGTCGTAAAGGACTTTTTCGAGTTTAAAATAATTTTTCTGTCTCTGATCCGGGTCCACCATTTCGCGGCCGGCTTCAATAAGCTCAATGGCCTTCTGATTGGCAGATCGGCCGTAATTGAAACCGCCCTGGGTATGATACATTCCGGTTGCAGCCAGGTCCGGATCGTGCACCCAGGGCCACGTACCAAAGAGAATATTATACTCGAGGTTTTTCAGCCGGTCTGAAATAGCGACCGTATCCAAGGCCTCCAACTGCCAGTTTATGCCTACTCGAGCCAGCATGTCCTTGACCGCCACGCCAACCGATTGAGACTCCGGATTGTTGGGCACATTGCCTTTTATTTTCAGACCTCGAGCATAACCGGCTTCAGCCAGAAGCTTTTTAGACAACTCGGGATCATAGGCCACTGGTTTCAAATTGGGGTTATGAGCCCAGTGATCCACAGGGTACAAGCAACTGGCGATTCTGGCCAAACCAAACTGCGTTCCAGCGATCAGGGCTTTCCTGTCGACCGCATGAGAGATAGCCTTACGGACTCGAATGTCCTGACACACCCCTTTGGCATGGTTAAAAAATAAATAGTTTACGTGAGGCACGGGATTGACATGAACCGTGAGACGCGGGTCGTTCTTGACTGTTTCATACTGAGATTTATTAATGTCCATCTCATCCACTTTGCCTGCTTTTAGATTGGCGAGTTG harbors:
- a CDS encoding selenoprotein B glycine/betaine/sarcosine/D-proline reductase, coding for MVRLSQMPEPERSYMARLHCPTFETQPWVKGPSLKERRVAIISTAGVHCRGDRSFDLTSEDYRIIPGDIQANDLIMTHISANFDRVGFQQDWNVIFPLDRLCELASQGKIGSVADYHYSFMGATDPGKMEPTVRHLAGVLKNDQVNAVLLVPV
- a CDS encoding MFS transporter encodes the protein MKRWALIIACLAAFLPPFMGSSINLALPTIGKQFEMDAILLGWVATSYLLSSAMFLLPFGRAADIYGRKKVFAFGIAIYTIGAALSAVATSASMLILFRVLQGIGSAGIFGTGVAILTSVYPPQERGKALGVNVASTYTGLSLGPFIGGILTQYLGWRSVFYINIPFGLLILFLIFSRLKGEWAEAKGEKIDYAGSLIYCLTLVLIMYGLSRLPSVLGAWLLVIGVGSAVIFFWWEAKSTSPVLNVVIFKKNTVFTLSNLAALIHYSATFAVSFLLSLYLQYTKGLSAQSAGLILIFQPIMMAIFSPLAGRFSDRIEPRVVASLGMTCTCIALFLFSFISTQTSLVYISGILIFNGLGFALFSSPNTNAVMSSVERRFYGVAAGTLGTMRLVGMMLSMGMVMMIFSVYMGKTRITPELYPLFLKSAKTAFVIFGVLCIAGIFSSLARGRIRQDPEVSRG
- a CDS encoding 4Fe-4S dicluster domain-containing protein; translation: MQIGFYFDQTRCTGCGACQVACKDWHDLLAGPEKWMRILYTEKGKFPDVFVSYLVGPCFHCIDPVCIPACPVNAISKRKEDGIVVVDSQACLGSEACDFKCLKACPYDAPQFDQELGSKMQKCNFCLDRWAEEKLPVCVEACPTRALDAGSLQELESRYGQVREAEGFSYSKRTKPAVVFKPK
- a CDS encoding antibiotic biosynthesis monooxygenase; this encodes MISLVVKLPIKEGKVDEFIELFKELMAHVAKEEGNLLYSINKNPAEPNTVVIMERYKDEEALTTHSSSDYFKEYNAKFAPYVAGRPEITKMEEVHAV
- a CDS encoding IS5 family transposase, coding for MQPKNQEDSLYLFQAQLEQIIDLKHPLCKLSDAINWSVFVTEFGPYYSETQGRPAKPIRLMVGLHYLKYAFNESDETVVERFLENPYWQYFCGFKYFEHELPLDPTTLVKWRKRVGAEKMEVLLKETIEVAKRNKILKKGACERVNVDTTVQEKAIAFPTDSGLYHKMRVKLVSAARGRDIKLRQSYTRRGKRALVKQSRYRHANQHKRANREVKRLKTYLGRVVRDIRRKAASIDPELNDLLVMADRLLAQERHSKNKLYSIHASEVECISKGKTHKRYEFGCKVGLVSTSRGNWIVGIKAFHGNPYDGHTLKESLEQTERISSVSLKHVHADKGYRGH
- a CDS encoding molybdopterin-dependent oxidoreductase, with product MKSEGMSKDSGETKIVRTTSAFDCGGRCPIRLHVRDGVIIRVEGDDTAGPDEQLRACLRCRAYRKHIHHPDRLKYPLKRVGPKGAGEFDRISWDEAYNTIVEKLKYVKEKYGNSSIFLASGGGYLAALHNGASAMARLFNQIGGFSTSYGNVSSEGAVWACLTQYGSVMVGNSREDLLNSKLIILWGWDPARMISGTNTMYHVIKAREAGAKIISIDPRYTDSAVVLADEWVPIKPGTDTAVMASMAYVMIKEDLHDQAFLDKYTLGFDKFKDYVLGIEDGIEKTPAWAEAISGVPTVTIEQLAREYATTKPAALMDCQGPARSAIGEQYNRCAMTLCAMTGNVGRPGGSAGGGLMGIPVGHMFRASGIPAGKNPAEAGGPSVRGTLDLNLRLARRVHINKMHDAFLKGKKGGYPFDVKFLWSVANNHLNQLGDANKGARAYASLDFMVAPELFMTPTARYADIVLPVTSPAERNDLTRPWPSGPYYTHINQAIEPLGECKSDLDIATDLAERFGIKDFKPFTDEEYLRMFVEKNPETGPEVKDYEKFRREGVHRVKLPEPIVAFKEQIEDLENNPFPTPSGKIEIFSQRAADIENPEQVPPIPKYRRTKEDRFDPLTEKYPLQLISPHPKTRDHSSLYKVEWLQEVEPHRAWINSKDAEARGIEDNDEIYVFNDRGKIAIKAWVTERIIPSVISISEGTWYDPDEQGIDRGGCVNVLTSDDYSPGGAAILKTALVQVSKA
- a CDS encoding FAD-dependent oxidoreductase, translated to MKFVIIGGDAAGMSAASRAKRNKPDLEVLVLEQTQDVSYSACGMPYNIADPDRSIDELVVRQARVFREKQGIDLRTGHRAEVINRAAKTVSAQDDQGKAITFDYDKLLIATGASPIMPDLPGFNRPEVLALKNLKDGRRIKERLHAKRVKKTVIIGMGYIALEMAEALRARGIEVHMVKPRPILLPWMNRELASVVQEELEANQAHLHLGQEVTGIEQAGDGLKVFCLDMTLECQMVLVAIGVKPNSELAEDARLELGLKKAIAVDKALHTSDQDVFSAGDCADTYHVVTGQKTYIPLALRANRAGWAVADNVTGQRVELPGIAGTAVFKVFDLEVARTGLNPEEAKAAGFEPVEVVITGRTRAHAHPGALDMKVQMVGDKKSGRLLGAQIVAKEGAAHRINAPAVALHSGLTVEEFSQTDLAYAPPFGPVWDPTLTAANQLLKRLL